From Ruminococcus sp. HUN007, a single genomic window includes:
- a CDS encoding FHA domain-containing protein, whose protein sequence is MKLFGHFRKSEPEGDTQKTELTDSEARRRQKASLIHEDDEKAYLTDESGTAFIIDHFPFYIGRRSVQEGNDLSLPDIAEISGIHASITFENGRYFLCDQNSTNGTFTAREDCELFSEESRVEKEEIHDGVRFYLYRTKFTFHVDIRSSQTCLITDQNADTLMLDQCDDKPDAPPAVIETKDGTVPVYGNGYTGENFRIERSNVRNRTVYFITFTVPADIEGESVPAGERTELFSGCHFRAGGKEHTFIIR, encoded by the coding sequence ATGAAACTTTTCGGACATTTCAGAAAATCGGAGCCTGAAGGGGATACTCAGAAAACCGAACTTACGGACAGCGAAGCGAGGCGAAGGCAGAAAGCATCTCTTATTCACGAAGATGATGAAAAGGCCTATCTTACTGACGAAAGCGGCACCGCTTTCATCATTGACCACTTCCCGTTCTATATCGGCAGGCGTTCCGTACAGGAAGGAAATGATCTTTCGCTTCCGGACATCGCTGAGATATCGGGTATACATGCTTCGATAACTTTTGAAAACGGACGATACTTTCTATGTGACCAGAACTCAACAAACGGGACATTCACAGCACGTGAAGACTGCGAACTGTTTTCTGAGGAAAGCCGCGTGGAAAAAGAAGAGATCCATGACGGAGTCAGGTTTTATCTGTACCGCACGAAGTTTACCTTTCATGTTGACATACGTTCCTCCCAGACCTGCCTGATAACAGATCAGAACGCTGATACGCTGATGCTGGACCAGTGTGACGATAAGCCTGATGCACCGCCTGCGGTGATAGAGACAAAAGACGGAACAGTGCCGGTTTACGGAAACGGATATACCGGTGAAAACTTCAGAATAGAACGGTCAAATGTAAGAAACAGGACCGTCTACTTTATAACTTTCACAGTTCCTGCAGATATCGAAGGCGAATCTGTACCGGCAGGTGAACGGACTGAACTGTTTTCAGGATGTCACTTCAGAGCAGGAGGAAAGGAACACACTT